The Odocoileus virginianus isolate 20LAN1187 ecotype Illinois chromosome 3, Ovbor_1.2, whole genome shotgun sequence genome includes a window with the following:
- the CLEC4G gene encoding C-type lectin domain family 4 member G: MDTAGYRKWDGRQEEIPGGLSGRWGQRPLFLVLAFIVITVLWTLILSVLFSKASTERRALLDHQGLLSTNASKQTAVLGILKEEVRACNSCCLGTQAQLQTVSKELGEARSKLLQQESALKELSERVTQSLAEAGRDRENIRTELFRALEQARLGNSSCKECPESWLPFQGSCYFFSTLRATWVEAQQHCESSGAHLVIVGGLEEQGFLSRNTRGRGYWLGLRAVRKVRRIQGYQWVDGVALSFSHWNRGEPNDSMGREDCIMMLRTGLWNDAPCDNENDNWICEKRLSC, from the exons ATGGACACTGCAGGGTACCGAAAGTGGGACGGCAGGCAGGAAGAGATCCCCGGAG GGCTCTCGGGACGCTGGGGACAGAGACCCCTCTTCCTGGTCTTGGCTTTCATAGTCATCACAGTCCTGTGGACCCTCATTCTCAGCGTCCTGTTTTCCAAGG CGTCCACCGAACGTAGGGCACTGCTTGACCACCAAGGCCTGCTGAGCACAAACG CCTCCAAACAGACGGCGGTGCTGGGTATCTTGAAGGAGGAGGTCCGAGCGTGCAATAGCTGCT gcctggggaCACAGGCACAGCTGCAGACAGTCAGCAAGGAGCTTGGAGAGGCAAGGTCGAAGTTGTTGCAGCAGGAGAGTGCCCTAAAAGAACTGAGCGAGCGCG TGACCCAGAGCCTGGCTGAAGCTGGTAGGGACCGTGAGAACATTCGCACTGAGCTCTTCCGGGCACTGGAGCAAGCCCGGCTTGGAAACA GCTCCTGCAAGGAGTGCCCCGAGTCGTGGCTGCCGTTCCAGGGCTCCTGTTACTTCTTCTCCACGCTGCGGGCCACGTGGGTGGAGGCACAGCAGCATTGCGAGAGCTCCGGAGCGCACCTGGTGATCGTCGGAGGCCTGGAAGAGCAG GGTTTCCTGAGTCGGAATACGCGTGGCCGCGGTTATTGGCTGGGCCTCAGGGCCGTGCGCAAGGTGCGCAGGATCCAGGGCTACCAGTGGGTGGACGGAGTCGCGCTCAGTTTCAG CCACTGGAATCGGGGGGAGCCCAACGACTCTATGGGGCGCGAGGATTGTATCATGATGCTCCGCACGGGGTTGTGGAACGACGCGCCGTGTGACAACGAGAACGACAACTGGATCTGTGAGAAGAGGCTCAGCTGCTGA